In Brassica rapa cultivar Chiifu-401-42 chromosome A06, CAAS_Brap_v3.01, whole genome shotgun sequence, a single window of DNA contains:
- the LOC103873819 gene encoding SAL2 phosphatase isoform X1, with product MYRQTSMNGFIYSISEYIFLKLCKMSYEKELAAAKKAVSLAARLSQGVQKTLLQSEVWTKSDRTPVTAADFGSQALVSIVLERELQPETFSLVAEEETGELRKKGSEVFLEGITKLVKDTLASEESYADSPPLSTEDVLNAIDCGKSEGGCSGYHWVLDPIDGTRGFVRGEQYAVGLALLVEGKVVLGVMACPNLPLASVVCETDKSSKENVGCLFFATSGSGAYVQPLEGNSLPQKVGVSSNENLEEAKFLESYHKPIPLHSSIAKKLGITASPVRMDSQAKYAAVSRGDAEIYLRFTLSGHRETIWDHAPGFIITTEAGGVVCDAAGKSLDFSKGKYLAHKTGIIVTTKKLKPCVLKAVREAMEEEKLISETHNRNCTLSVYV from the exons atgtacagaCAAACGTCTATGAATGGGTTCATATATAGCATAAGCGAATATATATTCTTGAAGCTTTGTAAAATGTCTTACGAGAAAGAGCTAGCCGCTGCAAAGAAAGCCGTTTCTCTAGCTGCTCGTCTCAGCCAA GGAGTACAGAAGACTCTGTTGCAATCCGAAGTATGGACAAAATCCGACAGAACTCCGGTTACTGCAGCTGATTTTG GGTCACAAGCTCTTGTTAGTATTGTATTAGAGAGGGAGCTCCAACCTGAAACCTTTTCATTAGTAGCAGAAGAG GAAACCGGAGAACTGCGGAAGAAGGGAAGTGAGGTGTTTCTAGAAGGTATTACGAAGCTTGTGAAAGATACTCTAGCTTCTGAGGAATCATACGCAGACTCTCCTCCTCTATCCACAGAAGATGTGTTGAACGCTATAGACTGCGGTAAATCAGAAGGTGGTTGCAGTGGTTACCACTGGGTTCTTGATCCTATTGATGGAACCAGAGG ATTTGTGAGAGGAGAGCAGTACGCTGTGGGATTAGCGTTGCTTGTGGAAGGCAAGGTGGTGCTTGGTGTCATGGCTTGTCCGAATCTTCCTTTAGCTTCTGTCGTTTGTGAGACAGATAAGTCTTCCAAGGAGAATGTTGGCTGTCTTTTCTTTGCTACATCTGGTTCAGGGGCCTACGTGCAACCTCTCGAAGGCAATTCTCTGCCGCAGAAG GTAGGAGTGAGTAGCAATGAGAATCTTGAAGAAGCAAAATTTTTAGAATCATACCACAAACCAATTCCCCTCCATAGTTCCATTGCCAAG AAACTTGGGATCACAGCATCACCGGTAAGGATGGATAGCCAAGCAAAGTATGCAGCAGTGTCCAGAGGAGACGCAGAGATATACTTGCGCTTCACTCTCAGTGGACACCGTGAGACTATATGGGACCATGCCCCTGGTTTCATCATCACAACAG AAGCTGGAGGCGTGGTTTGCGATGCTGCAGGGAAGTCTCTGGACTTCTCGAAAGGAAAATATCTTGCCCACAAAACGGGGATCATTGTTACCACCAAGAAACTCAAGCCATGCGTTTTGAAGGCAGTCAGAGAAGCCATGGAAGAGGAGAAGCTCATTTCTGAAACGCACAACCGAAACTGTACTCTATCTGTATATGTCTGA
- the LOC103873819 gene encoding SAL2 phosphatase isoform X2 encodes MYRQTSMNGFIYSISEYIFLKLCKMSYEKELAAAKKAVSLAARLSQGVQKTLLQSEVWTKSDRTPVTAADFGSQALVSIVLERELQPETFSLVAEEETGELRKKGSEVFLEGITKLVKDTLASEESYADSPPLSTEDVLNAIDCGKSEGGCSGYHWVLDPIDGTRGFVRGEQYAVGLALLVEGKVVLGVMACPNLPLASVVCETDKSSKENVGCLFFATSGSGAYVQPLEGNSLPQKVGVSSNENLEEAKFLESYHKPIPLHSSIAKKLGITASPVRMDSQAKYAAVSRGDAEIYLRFTLSGHRETIWDHAPGFIITTGK; translated from the exons atgtacagaCAAACGTCTATGAATGGGTTCATATATAGCATAAGCGAATATATATTCTTGAAGCTTTGTAAAATGTCTTACGAGAAAGAGCTAGCCGCTGCAAAGAAAGCCGTTTCTCTAGCTGCTCGTCTCAGCCAA GGAGTACAGAAGACTCTGTTGCAATCCGAAGTATGGACAAAATCCGACAGAACTCCGGTTACTGCAGCTGATTTTG GGTCACAAGCTCTTGTTAGTATTGTATTAGAGAGGGAGCTCCAACCTGAAACCTTTTCATTAGTAGCAGAAGAG GAAACCGGAGAACTGCGGAAGAAGGGAAGTGAGGTGTTTCTAGAAGGTATTACGAAGCTTGTGAAAGATACTCTAGCTTCTGAGGAATCATACGCAGACTCTCCTCCTCTATCCACAGAAGATGTGTTGAACGCTATAGACTGCGGTAAATCAGAAGGTGGTTGCAGTGGTTACCACTGGGTTCTTGATCCTATTGATGGAACCAGAGG ATTTGTGAGAGGAGAGCAGTACGCTGTGGGATTAGCGTTGCTTGTGGAAGGCAAGGTGGTGCTTGGTGTCATGGCTTGTCCGAATCTTCCTTTAGCTTCTGTCGTTTGTGAGACAGATAAGTCTTCCAAGGAGAATGTTGGCTGTCTTTTCTTTGCTACATCTGGTTCAGGGGCCTACGTGCAACCTCTCGAAGGCAATTCTCTGCCGCAGAAG GTAGGAGTGAGTAGCAATGAGAATCTTGAAGAAGCAAAATTTTTAGAATCATACCACAAACCAATTCCCCTCCATAGTTCCATTGCCAAG AAACTTGGGATCACAGCATCACCGGTAAGGATGGATAGCCAAGCAAAGTATGCAGCAGTGTCCAGAGGAGACGCAGAGATATACTTGCGCTTCACTCTCAGTGGACACCGTGAGACTATATGGGACCATGCCCCTGGTTTCATCATCACAACAG GGAAATGA
- the LOC103873818 gene encoding uncharacterized protein LOC103873818 — protein MASFEGFEPVFGEVVPERSDPGSGLLRRCLFHVYASDSLHLTVHVTDFISGAWETILSVSQLDDMRDSVGIGGSWSEFLDYTVASLKSENVKLLLGDHSVSKGVESARLVSQKAKGMPRIVVTLTKMAESSASEAMATLSLELFRSFKRKQHLQGEMSTSAAANDEKDKMDSTHNQLDVMAPSTDHRQDSPAKQSAREANTIKPSKRVPAHRRTRKRGALLQDSDEEDG, from the exons ATGGCGAGTTTCGAGGGATTCGAACCCGTATTCGGAGAAGTCGTACCCGAGCGTTCGGATCCGGGGTCGGGTCTACTCCGGCGGTGTCTCTTCCACGTCTACGCTTCCGATTCGTTACACCTCACCGTCCATGTGACGGACTTTATATCCGGCGCCTGGGAGACGATCCTCTCCGTCTCGCAGCTAGACGATATG agggatAGTGTGGGCATTGGTGGCTCCTGGTCTGAGTTCCTCGATTACACTGTTGCTTCGTTGAAATCCGAAAACGTGAAGCTTCTCCTTGGTGATCATTCAGTTTCAAAAG GTGTAGAGAGTGCGAGATTAGTTTCTCAGAAGGCCAAAGGAATGCCTCGCATAGTAGTTACTCTAACGAAGATGGCTGAATCATCTGCTAGTGAGGCGATGGCAACTCTGTCTCTCGAGTTGTTCAGATCATTCAAGAGAAAGCAACACTTACaag GGGAAATGAGCACTTCAGCTGCGGCAAACGATGAAAAG GATAAGATGGACTCTACCCATAACCAACTAGATGTTATGGCTCCATCAACAGATCACCGGCAAGACTCTCCCG CCAAGCAATCTGCCCGAGAAGCTAATACAATTAAGCCTTCTAAACGAGTACCTGCTCACCGGAG AACCCGTAAACGAGGTGCTCTTCTGCAGGACTCGGATGAAGAGGACGGCTAA
- the LOC117126123 gene encoding uncharacterized protein LOC117126123 produces the protein MRNSKKRPRPSTRSQGRPSRDLFYQSPTDYSDEETQGIFEFMKKLKQADDETCMFNRFCCAIECYRSGSGTYISLKNRLLSILRGHKGLLDEFHQLKSSFDSPVIRNNEKKENVQSDVGRTVGFLKKIEALGESAYKAFIGALAFPGDMEILVEQLDVILGDHTPLKEEFETFLVDSRLLKRKREESVKITPSYQIRPEAEEGSSSSGGVLNEKYYLVSPYDPEVAWQKKHQRCLNKKRNYLEDKYMKEDMLMGDIAAVIRFGKDALKLFEKPPLGFNRVLDWFCGGKEVPQEYKTHPKRAAICMLPMLQNTHEEMTRAKTSRVISVYHRASQKGNDK, from the coding sequence ATGAGAAACAGCAAGAAGAGACCACGTCCAAGTACGAGGAGTCAGGGAAGACCGTCAAGAGACTTGTTCTATCAATCTCCGACTGATTATTCGGATGAAGAGACTCAAGGAATCTTCGAGTTCATGAAGAAACTGAAACAGGCCGATGATGAAACATGCATGTTCAATCGATTCTGCTGTGCGATCGAGTGTTATCGATCTGGTAGTGGAACCTACATCAGTCTCAAAAACCGTCTTCTTTCGATTCTCCGTGGTCACAAAGGTTTACTCGACGAGTTCCATCAGCTTAAGTCGAGTTTTGATTCTCCTGTAATAAGAAACAACGAGAAGAAAGAGAACGTGCAATCAGACGTGGGACGCACGGTAGGGTTCTTGAAGAAAATCGAAGCCCTAGGCGAGAGTGCGTACAAAGCGTTTATCGGTGCGTTAGCGTTTCCCGGCGATATGGAGATTCTGGTTGAACAACTAGACGTGATTCTAGGCGACCACACGCCTCTAAAAGAGGAGTTTGAAACGTTCTTAGTCGATTCCCGTTTACTCAAACGCAAACGCGAAGAAAGCGTGAAGATCACGCCATCGTATCAGATTAGACCTGAAGCTGAAGAGGGGTCTTCTTCCTCCGGTGGAGTTTTAAACGAGAAGTACTATTTGGTCAGTCCGTATGATCCCGAGGTCGCATGGCAGAAGAAGCACCAGCGCTGCCTCAATAAGAAAAGGAATTACCTTGAAGACAAATACATGAAGGAAGACATGCTCATGGGTGACATAGCTGCGGTTATTAGGTTTGGTAAGGATGCCTTGAAACTCTTTGAGAAGCCGCCACTAGGATTTAACAGAGTCTTGGATTGGTTTTGCGGAGGTAAGGAAGTACCACAAGAATATAAGACACATCCGAAACGTGCGGCAATATGTATGTTACCTATGTTGCAGAATACGCATGAGGAGATGACAAGGGCGAAAACAAGTAGGGTGATAAGTGTCTATCACCGTGCGAGTCAGAAGGGTAATGATAAGTAg
- the LOC103873820 gene encoding protein trichome birefringence-like 14 isoform X3, giving the protein MLGGKSYILRGSVSLALVTLILLVITLLVSEDNPLHTSLFDVKRQFTASSSSVCNFAKGRWVKDRNRPLYSGFECKQWLSTMWSCRVMGRPDFSFEGYRWQPQGCNMPHFDRFTFLKRMQNKTIAFIGDSLGRQQFQSLMCMATGGEDSPEVQNVGWEYGLVKPKGAIRPDGWAYRFPTTNTTILYYWSASLSDLVPMNNTDPPRLTAMHLDRPPAFMRNYLHRFDVLVLNTGHHWNRGKIEGNHWVMHVNGTQVEGEFLKDIKDAKDFTIRSVAKWLDAQLPLHPRLKAFFRTISPRHFRNGDWNTGGNCNNTVPLSRGSEITGDVDGSVDKTVESAVNGTRIKILDITALSELRDEAHISGSKLKPRKPKKVSNVTSTPPIVNDCLHWCLPGIPDTWNELFIAQI; this is encoded by the exons ATGCTTGGTGGGAAAAGTTACATACTCAGAGGCAGTGTATCACTTGCCTTGGTCACCCTCATCCTTTTGGTGATAACCCTCCTCGTCTCCGAGGATAACCCGCTTCATACTTCTCTCTTTGATGTGAAACGTCAGttcacagcttcttcttc ttcagtttGTAACTTTGCAAAGGGGAGATGGGTTAAAGACAGGAACCGACCATTGTATTCTGGTTTTGAATGTAAACAGTGGTTATCAACCATGTGGTCTTGTAGAGTAATGGGCAGACCAGACTTCTCATTTGAGGGTTACCGTTGGCAACCGCAAGGTTGCAACATGCCACACTTTGATAGATTCACCTTCTTGAAAAG aaTGCAGAATAAGACGATAGCATTTATAGGAGACTCGTTGGGACGGCAACAGTTTCAGTCTCTCATGTGTATGGCCACTGGTGGTGAAGATAGCCCAGAGGTTCAAAACGTGGGATGGGAGTACGGTTTGGTGAAACCCAAAGGAGCTATTCGTCCTGATGGTTGGGCTTATCGGTTCCCCACCACAAACACAACCATCTTATACTATTGGTCAGCTAGTTTATCAGATTTAGTACCCATGAACAACACTGATCCACCTCGTCTTACTGCAATGCATCTAGACCGTCCACCAGCGTTCATGAGAAACTATCTCCACCGTTTCGACGTATTGGTTCTAAACACAGGTCACCACTGGAACAGAGGCAAGATCGAAGGAAACCACTGGGTGATGCACGTGAACGGAACACAAGTCGAAGGAGAGTTTCTCAAGGACATCAAAGACGCTAAAGATTTCACAATACGCAGCGTTGCGAAGTGGCTAGACGCACAGCTTCCGTTGCATCCGCGTTTGAAAGCTTTCTTTAGGACGATATCTCCGAGGCATTTTAGAAACGGAGATTGGAACACGGGTGGGAACTGTAACAACACGGTTCCTTTGTCTAGAGGAAGCGAGATCACAGGGGATGTTGATGGATCGGTTGATAagacggtggagagtgctgtgAATGGGACAAGGATCAAGATTCTTGACATAACTGCACTCTCTGAGCTGAGAGATGAAGCTCATATCTCAGGGTCTAAACTCAAACCAAGAAAACCTAAAAAGGTTAGTAACGTGACGTCCACTCCTCCGATTGTCAACGATTGCTTGCATTGGTGCTTACCTGGGATACCTGATACTTGGAATGAACTATTCATAGCTCAGATTTAA
- the LOC103873820 gene encoding protein trichome birefringence-like 14 isoform X1, translated as MLGGKSYILRGSVSLALVTLILLVITLLVSEDNPLHTSLFDVKRQFTASSSSSSSSSSVCNFAKGRWVKDRNRPLYSGFECKQWLSTMWSCRVMGRPDFSFEGYRWQPQGCNMPHFDRFTFLKRMQNKTIAFIGDSLGRQQFQSLMCMATGGEDSPEVQNVGWEYGLVKPKGAIRPDGWAYRFPTTNTTILYYWSASLSDLVPMNNTDPPRLTAMHLDRPPAFMRNYLHRFDVLVLNTGHHWNRGKIEGNHWVMHVNGTQVEGEFLKDIKDAKDFTIRSVAKWLDAQLPLHPRLKAFFRTISPRHFRNGDWNTGGNCNNTVPLSRGSEITGDVDGSVDKTVESAVNGTRIKILDITALSELRDEAHISGSKLKPRKPKKVSNVTSTPPIVNDCLHWCLPGIPDTWNELFIAQI; from the exons ATGCTTGGTGGGAAAAGTTACATACTCAGAGGCAGTGTATCACTTGCCTTGGTCACCCTCATCCTTTTGGTGATAACCCTCCTCGTCTCCGAGGATAACCCGCTTCATACTTCTCTCTTTGATGTGAAACGTCAGttcacagcttcttcttcttcttcttcttcttcttcttcag tttGTAACTTTGCAAAGGGGAGATGGGTTAAAGACAGGAACCGACCATTGTATTCTGGTTTTGAATGTAAACAGTGGTTATCAACCATGTGGTCTTGTAGAGTAATGGGCAGACCAGACTTCTCATTTGAGGGTTACCGTTGGCAACCGCAAGGTTGCAACATGCCACACTTTGATAGATTCACCTTCTTGAAAAG aaTGCAGAATAAGACGATAGCATTTATAGGAGACTCGTTGGGACGGCAACAGTTTCAGTCTCTCATGTGTATGGCCACTGGTGGTGAAGATAGCCCAGAGGTTCAAAACGTGGGATGGGAGTACGGTTTGGTGAAACCCAAAGGAGCTATTCGTCCTGATGGTTGGGCTTATCGGTTCCCCACCACAAACACAACCATCTTATACTATTGGTCAGCTAGTTTATCAGATTTAGTACCCATGAACAACACTGATCCACCTCGTCTTACTGCAATGCATCTAGACCGTCCACCAGCGTTCATGAGAAACTATCTCCACCGTTTCGACGTATTGGTTCTAAACACAGGTCACCACTGGAACAGAGGCAAGATCGAAGGAAACCACTGGGTGATGCACGTGAACGGAACACAAGTCGAAGGAGAGTTTCTCAAGGACATCAAAGACGCTAAAGATTTCACAATACGCAGCGTTGCGAAGTGGCTAGACGCACAGCTTCCGTTGCATCCGCGTTTGAAAGCTTTCTTTAGGACGATATCTCCGAGGCATTTTAGAAACGGAGATTGGAACACGGGTGGGAACTGTAACAACACGGTTCCTTTGTCTAGAGGAAGCGAGATCACAGGGGATGTTGATGGATCGGTTGATAagacggtggagagtgctgtgAATGGGACAAGGATCAAGATTCTTGACATAACTGCACTCTCTGAGCTGAGAGATGAAGCTCATATCTCAGGGTCTAAACTCAAACCAAGAAAACCTAAAAAGGTTAGTAACGTGACGTCCACTCCTCCGATTGTCAACGATTGCTTGCATTGGTGCTTACCTGGGATACCTGATACTTGGAATGAACTATTCATAGCTCAGATTTAA
- the LOC103873820 gene encoding protein trichome birefringence-like 14 isoform X2 gives MLGGKSYILRGSVSLALVTLILLVITLLVSEDNPLHTSLFDVKRQFTASSSSSVCNFAKGRWVKDRNRPLYSGFECKQWLSTMWSCRVMGRPDFSFEGYRWQPQGCNMPHFDRFTFLKRMQNKTIAFIGDSLGRQQFQSLMCMATGGEDSPEVQNVGWEYGLVKPKGAIRPDGWAYRFPTTNTTILYYWSASLSDLVPMNNTDPPRLTAMHLDRPPAFMRNYLHRFDVLVLNTGHHWNRGKIEGNHWVMHVNGTQVEGEFLKDIKDAKDFTIRSVAKWLDAQLPLHPRLKAFFRTISPRHFRNGDWNTGGNCNNTVPLSRGSEITGDVDGSVDKTVESAVNGTRIKILDITALSELRDEAHISGSKLKPRKPKKVSNVTSTPPIVNDCLHWCLPGIPDTWNELFIAQI, from the exons ATGCTTGGTGGGAAAAGTTACATACTCAGAGGCAGTGTATCACTTGCCTTGGTCACCCTCATCCTTTTGGTGATAACCCTCCTCGTCTCCGAGGATAACCCGCTTCATACTTCTCTCTTTGATGTGAAACGTCAGttcacagcttcttcttcttc ttcagtttGTAACTTTGCAAAGGGGAGATGGGTTAAAGACAGGAACCGACCATTGTATTCTGGTTTTGAATGTAAACAGTGGTTATCAACCATGTGGTCTTGTAGAGTAATGGGCAGACCAGACTTCTCATTTGAGGGTTACCGTTGGCAACCGCAAGGTTGCAACATGCCACACTTTGATAGATTCACCTTCTTGAAAAG aaTGCAGAATAAGACGATAGCATTTATAGGAGACTCGTTGGGACGGCAACAGTTTCAGTCTCTCATGTGTATGGCCACTGGTGGTGAAGATAGCCCAGAGGTTCAAAACGTGGGATGGGAGTACGGTTTGGTGAAACCCAAAGGAGCTATTCGTCCTGATGGTTGGGCTTATCGGTTCCCCACCACAAACACAACCATCTTATACTATTGGTCAGCTAGTTTATCAGATTTAGTACCCATGAACAACACTGATCCACCTCGTCTTACTGCAATGCATCTAGACCGTCCACCAGCGTTCATGAGAAACTATCTCCACCGTTTCGACGTATTGGTTCTAAACACAGGTCACCACTGGAACAGAGGCAAGATCGAAGGAAACCACTGGGTGATGCACGTGAACGGAACACAAGTCGAAGGAGAGTTTCTCAAGGACATCAAAGACGCTAAAGATTTCACAATACGCAGCGTTGCGAAGTGGCTAGACGCACAGCTTCCGTTGCATCCGCGTTTGAAAGCTTTCTTTAGGACGATATCTCCGAGGCATTTTAGAAACGGAGATTGGAACACGGGTGGGAACTGTAACAACACGGTTCCTTTGTCTAGAGGAAGCGAGATCACAGGGGATGTTGATGGATCGGTTGATAagacggtggagagtgctgtgAATGGGACAAGGATCAAGATTCTTGACATAACTGCACTCTCTGAGCTGAGAGATGAAGCTCATATCTCAGGGTCTAAACTCAAACCAAGAAAACCTAAAAAGGTTAGTAACGTGACGTCCACTCCTCCGATTGTCAACGATTGCTTGCATTGGTGCTTACCTGGGATACCTGATACTTGGAATGAACTATTCATAGCTCAGATTTAA